The following coding sequences lie in one Microvirga sp. 17 mud 1-3 genomic window:
- a CDS encoding cadherin domain-containing protein, giving the protein MKSVAYGAQATITAGSTQSGIDFVKATWSDPDTITAFKGNKYAFLAADGVTLVTTDGGFTINADTGQITTNDSIGSEVAGQRTLKVVAYDVAAESTANKLRYVDNHTFTIEQGAVNNPPPAPSGTFAVDERSASDTVVATLADKDTDGQTIAYTFEGGGTTSADGRFKISGNKIVVANSAIEVTANDKVTYKLVASDGTATTSGSVSITVNNVNRAPVTPAGTANVTEGTADGQTVLTLTDKDIDGQTIGYTFATGGTVSADGKFKIVGHTIVTNGAVADVANDTPLTYAIVANDGSGAANATATGNVTITVKDVPPVNNPPPAPSGTFAVDERSASDTVVATLADKDTDGQTIAYTFEGGGTTSADGRFKISGNKIVVANSAIEVTANDKVTYKLVASDGTATTSGNVSITVNDVNRKPIIDGLTNAQVNEDAGPSTQIGIFSAHDLEDNQAGLVFELKDQNGNAADAGGLFSVDATGHLTVAKALPDGVGDQTFKVMLKVSDKDGGAGSLSTYQEFTITVKDVVAGNHAPHNLELDGGTIVTIDENTTLAGKLSAQDDDNDPITWSFDNTVAGNANGLFEIGTDAATGKTQLQLKAGIDYEALGNDKFVMVYMKASDDNDPPGVSITQAFKINIKNINEGPDKIRLNAETAVTIAENKLTGTEVGTLTAHDPEGKAVTYALADSADGRFKLDATKTKILVADGARLDYEAAQFHDIKVVATDADGQTSEQTIRINLSDVDETPPTPTNHAPGSLMLTGAGAAAEYAVMGTEVGTLSAADADSDALTYTLLNNADGRFMLSGNKILVADGFRLDFEQATAHAITVQVSDGKGGVSQQSFSIGVTDVAREITSGSPANDVFKAGKYNDKLFGGSGNDKLYGGAGNDYLKGHGGNDVLWGGAGKDILYAGAGKDVFVFDAKFNKKTNVDKILDFVVKDDSIWLDNALFKANKSLYAATKKGTETKPLKMASKFFTVGDKAKDKDDFFVYDSKKGVLYYDADGSGSKAAVEIATLKKGLKMTYKDFFFI; this is encoded by the coding sequence GTGAAGAGCGTCGCTTATGGGGCGCAGGCCACGATTACAGCTGGCTCGACACAGTCTGGAATTGACTTTGTAAAGGCAACTTGGAGCGATCCGGACACTATAACGGCGTTCAAGGGCAACAAATATGCCTTTCTCGCGGCTGATGGCGTAACCCTGGTTACAACGGACGGCGGATTTACAATCAACGCCGATACGGGGCAGATCACCACTAATGATAGCATCGGATCGGAGGTTGCCGGTCAGAGAACGCTCAAGGTCGTGGCTTACGACGTTGCTGCCGAAAGCACGGCGAATAAGCTGAGATATGTCGATAACCACACCTTCACAATTGAGCAGGGAGCGGTGAACAACCCGCCTCCGGCGCCGTCGGGAACCTTTGCGGTGGACGAGCGCTCGGCGTCCGACACGGTCGTGGCGACGCTGGCCGACAAGGACACGGACGGGCAGACGATCGCGTACACGTTCGAGGGCGGCGGCACGACGAGCGCGGATGGCCGCTTCAAGATTTCCGGCAACAAGATCGTGGTGGCGAACAGCGCGATCGAGGTGACGGCGAACGACAAGGTCACGTACAAGCTGGTGGCGTCCGACGGAACGGCCACGACCAGCGGCAGCGTCTCGATCACAGTCAACAACGTCAACCGTGCGCCTGTGACGCCGGCTGGAACGGCGAATGTGACCGAAGGGACCGCTGACGGTCAGACCGTTCTGACGCTGACGGACAAGGACATCGACGGCCAGACGATCGGCTATACCTTCGCGACCGGCGGTACGGTCAGCGCCGACGGCAAGTTCAAGATCGTCGGGCACACCATCGTGACGAACGGCGCGGTGGCTGATGTGGCGAACGACACGCCGCTGACCTATGCCATCGTGGCCAATGACGGCTCGGGCGCCGCCAACGCCACCGCGACCGGCAACGTCACCATCACGGTCAAGGACGTGCCGCCGGTGAACAACCCGCCTCCGGCGCCGTCGGGAACCTTTGCGGTGGACGAGCGCTCGGCGTCCGACACGGTCGTGGCGACGCTGGCCGACAAGGACACGGACGGGCAGACGATCGCGTACACGTTCGAGGGCGGCGGCACGACGAGCGCGGATGGCCGCTTCAAGATTTCCGGCAACAAGATCGTGGTGGCGAACAGCGCGATCGAGGTGACGGCGAACGACAAGGTCACGTACAAGCTGGTGGCGTCCGACGGAACGGCCACGACCAGCGGCAACGTCTCGATCACGGTCAACGACGTTAACCGCAAGCCGATTATCGATGGCCTTACCAACGCTCAGGTCAATGAAGATGCTGGCCCCTCTACTCAGATCGGCATCTTCTCCGCCCATGATCTCGAAGATAACCAGGCTGGTCTCGTCTTCGAGCTGAAGGATCAGAATGGTAATGCCGCAGACGCTGGCGGCCTCTTCTCCGTTGATGCGACTGGCCATTTGACTGTCGCTAAGGCACTGCCGGATGGTGTCGGAGATCAGACGTTCAAGGTCATGCTCAAGGTGTCCGACAAGGATGGTGGTGCGGGATCCCTCTCGACCTACCAGGAATTCACCATTACGGTGAAGGATGTCGTTGCGGGCAACCATGCGCCTCATAACCTAGAGCTGGATGGAGGCACGATTGTCACCATCGACGAGAACACGACTCTTGCAGGTAAACTCTCGGCTCAAGACGACGATAACGATCCTATTACCTGGTCCTTCGACAACACGGTTGCGGGCAATGCCAATGGCTTGTTCGAGATCGGTACCGATGCAGCGACGGGCAAAACGCAGCTCCAGCTGAAGGCTGGTATCGACTATGAGGCACTCGGCAATGACAAGTTTGTCATGGTCTATATGAAGGCCTCCGATGACAATGATCCGCCCGGCGTCAGCATCACGCAGGCCTTCAAGATCAACATCAAGAATATCAACGAAGGGCCGGACAAGATCCGTCTCAATGCTGAGACGGCAGTGACCATTGCAGAGAACAAGCTAACCGGAACGGAAGTGGGCACCCTCACGGCTCACGATCCCGAAGGCAAGGCGGTCACCTATGCTCTGGCCGACAGCGCGGACGGACGCTTCAAGCTCGATGCCACGAAGACCAAGATCCTCGTGGCCGATGGAGCCAGGCTCGACTACGAGGCGGCCCAGTTCCATGACATCAAGGTGGTCGCCACCGATGCCGACGGCCAGACCTCCGAGCAGACGATCCGCATCAACCTGTCCGACGTCGACGAGACGCCGCCTACGCCGACCAACCATGCGCCGGGCAGTCTAATGCTGACCGGGGCCGGTGCCGCGGCCGAATATGCCGTGATGGGCACCGAGGTTGGTACCCTCTCGGCGGCCGATGCCGACAGCGATGCCTTGACCTATACGTTGCTGAACAATGCGGACGGCCGGTTCATGCTCTCGGGCAACAAGATCCTGGTGGCGGACGGTTTCCGGCTCGACTTCGAGCAGGCTACCGCTCATGCGATCACGGTCCAGGTCAGCGACGGCAAGGGTGGGGTCTCGCAGCAGAGCTTCTCGATCGGCGTCACCGACGTCGCCCGTGAGATCACCTCGGGCAGCCCGGCTAATGACGTATTCAAGGCCGGCAAGTACAACGACAAACTCTTCGGCGGCTCCGGCAACGACAAGCTCTATGGCGGGGCCGGCAACGATTACCTGAAGGGCCACGGCGGCAACGATGTGCTGTGGGGCGGCGCCGGCAAGGATATCCTGTATGCCGGAGCGGGCAAGGACGTGTTCGTGTTCGATGCCAAGTTCAACAAGAAGACGAATGTCGACAAGATCCTGGACTTTGTCGTCAAGGATGACTCGATCTGGCTCGACAATGCCCTGTTCAAGGCGAACAAGAGCCTCTATGCGGCGACCAAGAAGGGGACGGAGACCAAGCCGTTGAAGATGGCGAGCAAGTTCTTCACGGTGGGCGACAAGGCCAAGGATAAGGACGACTTCTTCGTCTACGACAGCAAGAAGGGCGTGCTGTACTATGATGCGGACGGGTCCGGGTCGAAGGCTGCGGTCGAGATCGCCACGCTCAAGAAGGGCCTCAAGATGACCTACAAGGACTTCTTCTTCATCTGA
- a CDS encoding cadherin domain-containing protein codes for MTLTGNDVGNSITGNADSNILMGLEGDDTLDGGAGTAADILIGGSGNDIYKIRHVSDAIQEGAGDLFDVAEVYLQEEYRLKSDAQVETLKAGDGFNKGVHLVGNAYSVNILGSGAIKVSDTLDGGTGVDIAHALNGGDGNDTYYIVNVNDEIEGERDLENPNDDGKLNGDKDVAYLYSGLYATKEELQAKIDHYMAIGIEEVHVIDGVPEAPDNTAPTNVRLSNDTFLTSVDENSTQDTKVGFVVADDDTVGMTFEIYGNDAFGIRQDTGEIYVLDPAKLDREQVASYTVHVRAKDAGGLYSAWRDITITLNDVNEAADSISFNGVKNIHVGDTNNAPVVTALAHDPDVNTDTFQTNLYRFQNGQGPDGTTSADGLFKIDKDTGQVSLADGVTLTEADKKMHTLWVIAYDKDHADIVSQAFSFDVVVLDATGNTPPNDVQLSTGGLSITVDENTPDSAFDYSIVAQDDKAGLTYYVEDNAYVTVDETTGRIHLKDTFKLDYEAITDATFTFNVYAKDSEGAVSDTQTITVTLNDKNDGPESVSVADKAAIKVGDVSGIVAATASVVDKDTKEENRQNHYQFVGNDGWTGTTTQDGLFTIDQNGQITTARDVQATDYFAHNLKVQAYDEDGNVVETTYTVDVGAAGNTAPTSIEITSNWAREWARDGFVIGSFLPVDPDGPSGSYTFKFWLGDDDSGNPILSDFDADHRFTVDGDRLIIADGTKLDFEVARSHKFWIHVSDGSNTYKQEIAITVRDWLNENGTGRDDPETFKGGAGDDIFDGSGGDDILIGGFGSDDLTGGAGHDAFVFDKDLINDEFDTIRDFNVGEDKIRLKGEIFQLDDLVDGELNDDVFGIGHAATTETQRVIYDVDNGALYYDEDGSGDAAAMLIAIFDPEHKPLLTKSDFLVI; via the coding sequence ATGACGCTGACCGGTAATGATGTTGGTAACAGCATCACAGGCAATGCCGACAGCAACATCCTCATGGGCCTCGAAGGCGACGACACGCTCGATGGCGGTGCCGGGACGGCCGCTGACATTCTTATCGGCGGCAGCGGAAACGACATTTACAAGATCCGCCATGTCAGTGATGCGATCCAGGAAGGAGCTGGCGATCTCTTCGATGTGGCGGAGGTTTACCTCCAGGAGGAATACCGTCTCAAGTCCGACGCACAGGTCGAGACCCTCAAGGCCGGGGACGGCTTCAACAAGGGCGTTCACCTGGTCGGCAACGCCTATTCGGTGAACATTCTCGGCAGCGGCGCCATTAAAGTCTCCGATACGCTCGATGGTGGCACCGGTGTCGATATCGCTCATGCCCTGAACGGTGGAGACGGCAACGACACCTATTACATCGTCAATGTGAACGATGAGATCGAAGGCGAAAGGGATCTGGAGAACCCGAACGACGACGGCAAGCTCAACGGCGACAAGGACGTCGCATATCTCTACAGCGGCCTCTATGCGACCAAGGAGGAACTGCAGGCCAAGATCGATCACTACATGGCCATCGGTATCGAAGAGGTCCATGTGATCGATGGCGTTCCAGAGGCGCCCGACAACACGGCGCCCACGAATGTCCGCCTCTCGAACGACACGTTCTTGACGTCTGTGGACGAGAACTCGACGCAGGATACGAAGGTCGGCTTCGTCGTCGCCGACGACGACACAGTGGGCATGACCTTCGAGATCTACGGCAATGATGCTTTCGGCATTCGGCAGGATACGGGCGAGATCTATGTCCTCGATCCGGCGAAGCTCGACCGGGAGCAGGTGGCATCCTACACAGTCCATGTTCGCGCCAAGGACGCAGGTGGTCTCTACTCCGCCTGGAGGGATATCACCATTACCCTCAATGACGTGAACGAGGCGGCCGACAGCATCAGCTTCAACGGTGTGAAGAATATCCACGTCGGCGATACGAATAATGCTCCTGTGGTCACGGCGCTCGCCCACGATCCGGACGTCAATACGGATACCTTCCAGACCAATCTGTATCGGTTCCAGAATGGGCAGGGACCGGACGGGACGACCAGCGCCGATGGCTTGTTCAAGATCGACAAAGACACCGGGCAGGTCAGTCTCGCCGACGGTGTCACCTTGACGGAGGCCGATAAGAAGATGCACACCCTCTGGGTGATCGCCTACGACAAGGATCACGCGGACATCGTGAGCCAGGCCTTCTCGTTTGACGTCGTCGTGCTGGACGCGACAGGCAATACCCCGCCGAACGACGTGCAGCTGTCCACGGGCGGATTGTCGATCACCGTCGACGAAAACACGCCAGACAGTGCCTTCGACTACAGTATTGTCGCGCAGGACGATAAGGCCGGCCTGACATACTATGTGGAGGATAACGCATACGTTACGGTCGATGAGACGACGGGCCGGATCCATCTGAAGGACACCTTCAAGCTCGACTATGAGGCGATTACGGACGCGACCTTCACGTTCAACGTCTATGCCAAGGACAGCGAAGGAGCTGTCTCCGATACGCAGACCATCACGGTCACCTTGAATGACAAGAACGACGGTCCGGAATCAGTCAGCGTTGCCGATAAAGCGGCGATCAAGGTCGGTGACGTCAGCGGCATCGTTGCCGCTACGGCTTCTGTCGTGGACAAAGACACGAAGGAAGAAAACCGTCAGAATCACTATCAGTTCGTCGGTAATGACGGCTGGACCGGCACGACGACCCAGGACGGGTTGTTTACCATCGACCAGAATGGCCAGATCACGACGGCCCGAGATGTCCAGGCGACGGATTACTTCGCTCATAACCTGAAGGTTCAGGCTTATGACGAAGACGGGAACGTCGTTGAGACTACCTATACGGTAGATGTGGGAGCCGCAGGGAATACGGCGCCGACGTCGATCGAAATAACGAGCAACTGGGCTCGTGAATGGGCTCGCGACGGGTTCGTGATCGGCTCGTTCCTGCCAGTCGATCCGGATGGCCCATCAGGATCCTATACCTTCAAATTCTGGCTCGGCGACGATGATTCAGGCAATCCAATCTTGTCAGATTTTGATGCGGATCATCGGTTCACGGTCGACGGCGATCGGTTAATAATCGCGGATGGCACGAAGCTGGACTTCGAAGTTGCGCGCTCTCACAAGTTCTGGATTCATGTGTCGGACGGATCCAATACATATAAACAAGAGATCGCCATTACTGTCCGCGATTGGCTGAATGAGAACGGAACTGGCAGAGATGATCCCGAAACCTTCAAGGGTGGTGCCGGAGACGACATTTTCGACGGTAGTGGCGGTGACGATATCCTGATTGGCGGCTTTGGTTCCGATGATCTCACAGGCGGAGCTGGCCACGATGCCTTCGTCTTCGACAAAGACTTGATCAATGACGAGTTCGACACGATCAGAGACTTCAACGTGGGAGAAGACAAGATCCGCTTGAAGGGCGAGATCTTCCAGCTCGACGATCTGGTCGACGGAGAATTGAACGATGATGTTTTCGGGATCGGTCACGCCGCCACTACGGAAACACAGCGCGTTATCTACGACGTGGATAACGGAGCGCTCTACTATGATGAGGATGGCTCCGGAGACGCGGCTGCAATGCTGATTGCGATCTTTGATCCTGAGCATAAACCACTGCTCACGAAGTCGGACTTCCTAGTGATCTAA